A stretch of Eschrichtius robustus isolate mEscRob2 chromosome 6, mEscRob2.pri, whole genome shotgun sequence DNA encodes these proteins:
- the LOC137765908 gene encoding basic proline-rich protein-like, protein MLGWGSNPKCNLGSPVQRAPPPSRSPQLLGKPGQTLPQDFDPCPGRQESGAPRAGGRKKREGAEATGTVYRRAGEPQPAVRPGAGVLPAQSRPPGPSRAATPRASGPGSRRSGGPGTRRQALREGWWRRGAGQRSRPRLPPGRGPRPPAPAPRPHAAAEPGAPPCRGPPRPCTPASSGSARSCPGSQVSTYALVEVPPRVKNVCSSTQNVPGAPKRTLAACGRSPPGAT, encoded by the exons ATGTTGGGCTGGGGAAG CAACCCCAAGTGTAATCTCGGCTCGCCCGTGCAgcgtgcccctcccccttcccgtaGCCCCCAGCTGCTAGGGAAGCCGGGCCAGACGCTACCCCAGGATTTCGACCCCTGCCCTGGCCGCCAG GAAAGTGGAGCCCCGCGGGccggagggaggaagaaaagggaaggggcGGAGGCGACGGGCACAGTGTACCGGCGCGCGGGGGAGCCTCAGCCCGCGGTGCGTCCCGGAGCCGGAGTCCTCCCTGCACAGAGCCGCCCGCCGGGACCGTCCCGAGCGGCGACACCCCGGGCGTCCGGGCCGGGGAGCCGGCGCAGCGGCGGCCCCGGGACTCGGCGGCAAGCGCTGCGGGAGGGATGGTGGCGGCGGGGCGCGGGCCAGCGCAGCCGCCCCCGCCTCCCGCCAGGCCGCGGCCcccggccccccgcccccgcgccccGGCCGCACGCCGCAGCTGAGCCGGGCGCCCCACCATGCCGCGGGCCCCCGCGCCCCTGTACGCCTGCCTCCTCGGGCTCTGCGCGCTCGTGCCCCGGCTCCCAG GTCTCAACATATGCACTAGTGGAAGTGCCACCTCGTGTGAAGAATGTCTGTTCATCCACCCAAAATGTGCCTGGTGCTCCAAAGAG